The Candidatus Hydrogenedentota bacterium genome includes the window CAACACGCCTAAGACGCAGCCCGCCGCAAAGCCTTTCATGCGCGAAGGCTGCGTTGCCGGAGAGAGCTGGTACATGGGCGACGCCGCTGTCGTGGAACCTGTCCACGGCCACGCGAAAGGCAGCAGGAGCAACAGCACAACGTTCTTGCCCACGGACATGGCGGGAGTCATGGCAAGAAACGAGCCAAAACACCCGCATTCCTTGAGATCGTTAAACGCCCACGCGTACACGATCAATCCCGTGAACGCGACCAGAATGACCGCGCTGACCGCGAGCATGAATCGGGTGTGCCATCCTATGAGCAGCGCCCCGCCAAGAAGTATTTCCACAGCAATTGTCGCCGCGGCGACAACTTGCAGGTGCATGTCTTCCCGGACAATGCCGTAGTACGACACCTGTTCGGCGAAGGCAGAAAAGTCGAGGCCTTTCAACACCGCCGAAGCGACAAAAAGCAATCCCAGGACCATGCGAATCGTAACGGAAAACACGCCCGGGCGCGTTTCCGCGGCATTGGTGCTCATAGCAGTTTCTCTCCCCAAGACGCCTCCCGAACCCCTGTGTGCGGGCATCCTCGCGGCGTACCCTTCTCAGCATCAAACCACAACCCGCCGGAATTCGCAATAGCCATGTGATAAGTCATGTATCACGGTGGTATATCACGCGAGCCGGGCGGCCGGGGAGCGCCATGTTGTGGAGATTGCGACCGGGCTGTACCATGGCTCCAAAACGAAACCGACAGGGAGGCTCTATTCGTGGTTCAAGCGCGCAACTTTGCATGGGTGTTGAGCGGCGTAATCCTGGCGTTGCCCTGCGCGGCGGGGGAGGGCGACGCGGCTCCCGGGGCGGCGTACCTTGCCGTGGTGCGCGGATATGCGGACGCCATGATCGCCGGCGGGACGGACAAGTATGGCGATATCACGTCGCCCTTGTTCACGAGCGTGCTCGACCGCGCCACCCTGACCATCCCCGGCGAATTGCCCGAGATGAAAGACATCCGCAAGAGCGACCGCGCATACCAGGGCGGCAACCCCATGCACGACGAGTGCTTTTACCAGCTCTTGTACGAGTTGTCGGACGCCACCGGAGACGCCCGCTATTGCGAGGCGGCGGACGCGTCGCTGAAATGGTTCTTCGAGCACGCGCAAAGCCCGGCGACCGGGTTGCTTGCCTGGGGCGAGCACCTCTACTGGGACTTCAAGAGAGAGGCCATGGGCGGCAACGACAACCACGAGTTTTACCGTCCGTGGGTGCTGTACGAGGCCAGTTACCGCCTTGCGCCCGAAACCATGGCGCGTTTCGCCGAAGGCCTATGGGAACACCAGATCGCCGACCACGAAGCCGGACTGTACAGCCGTCACGCAAAATGGTCCGTGCACGGTCCCGGTACCGGCGCGGAGTTCCCGCGCCACGGCGGGTTCTATATCGCCCAATGGGCTGAGGCCTACAAACGAACGGGGCGCGAGGTCTATTTAACGGCCATCGAAACGCTTCTGGACTACTTCGAGCGGGTCCGGCATCCTGTAAGCCTCGCACTGCCCGCGATCAACCCCCAGAACAAAGATGACGGAGCCATTTGCTGGCCCCTGAGCCAGTTGTCTCTCGCCGTAGACCTCGGCGAGGGCGCGGGCAAGGTTCCCGAGTCCTTGGGCGAACGCATGCGCGCCACCGCCCAGCGGAACGACGTATCGTTTCTGGTCCTGCCCCATGATTTGTCGGCTCCGCAGGGCGGGTTCATAGCCTGGGCGAGACTCGACCTGTCGGACGTGGTGAACGACGAACTCTCGCAAGGGCACACCACCTGCAAGACGTGGGGCACGGGCTATGGCCAGACCACTAATGCCGGCGCGGCGCTGCTGTGTTACGAGCGGTATCTGCAAACCGAGTTGCCGCAGTACCGCCAATTGGTGCTGGATGCGGCGCGCCTCTATCTTGAATCCGACCCGGACCGCGGCATAGAACTGTTTCCCGGCGCGCTTGGCGAAGCCATCTGCCTGCTGGTGGCCGCGCACCGCCTCGATGCCGAGCCGCAATTCCTCGCGCGCGCACAAGTGTTGGCCGGCGAAGCCATCGGCCTGTTCTGGGACGATGGCCCGTTGCCGCGCGCGAGCACGCGTACGGCGCACTACGAGACGATCACTCGTTGCGACACCCTTGCCCGCAGCCTGTTGTTGTTGTGGGGCGAACTGAACGGGCGGCAGATGCCGACGAACTACCTCGACCGCTGAAAGGCTACCCGTTTGGCCGCTGGTGTTGTTTGAGGAATTGGCGGGCCTTGTCCTCGCCCCGGCAGGCGCGCACCGCGTCGAACACGTCGCGAAGGAACCAATCGGGCCACTCGCCCTGGAATACCGCCACGGGCAGAAGCATCAGTCCGGCTTCATACCATCCCGCCGCCAGGTACGCCGCGGCAAAGACGCTGTCGCTCAGCACCAGACGCTGAAACACCTCGGGCACGGCCGCGCGCCCACGCGTCCACGCGTCCAGGGTCTCGAAAAAAGGGTGCCGGGGAGTGCGGCTGTCCACGGCGGCGCGGGGCAGGGACGGGTCCATGAACTTGAGGCGGCGGTACGTGAGGACGCGCGGGAGGGCGCTCTCGAGTTCGGACTGCCACGACCGCGCCCCGAAACGGTTGAGGTTCAGCAGGGTCAGCGCTTCGGGTTCGCGGGTGGTCTTCAATGCCTGTGACAGGCGCAGCCAGAAGACTTCCTGCCGCGAGGCGAGGTCGGGACGGTCGTCGGCAATGCGGTCGAACGGGGCATCGTCCCAGAAACGGGACGGCGGCAGTTCGGCGAGGAACCGGACGAGGGGTTCCAGGCTGTCCTCGGGCACGAGGAGCTTTTCGATTTCGAGCGGGATGGGCCGCGCGATGCGCCGCCAGAACAGGGCTTTCATCCACAAGGCGCCGGTAGCGTTGTGTTCGAGGGCCTTGGTCCAGACGGCGAGCGCGGCGGCATAGTCGCCGCGTCTGCGTAAAAACTCTCCGAGCGCGTCGCGCAGGAGGGGATTTCTCGGGGCCAGGCGCACGGATTGTTCGAAAGCTGCCCGGGCCTTGTCGAATGCGCCCTGCGCTTCGAGCATCTCTCCCCGAAACCGGTGGATGTCCGGGCTGTTTGGGTTCTGTTTGAGCGCTGCGTCAGCCAGTTCGAGGGCCTTGCCGGGGTCCTTGCGGCTGGTCAGCGATGCGAGGCGCGCGAGGCGGAAACTGTCTTCGGGGCCGTCAAACCGGTGCCGCTGGAGCAACGATTCGGCCTGTTTGTGTTTCTCCTGGACGATAAGGGCGTCGGCATCGAGGCCGAGCCATGCCCCCGGATGCGAGCCGCGGTTGCGCCAGAGTTCGCGCACCTCACCGTAGGGTTCGAGGCGTTCTTCGGCAATCCGGGCCTGGCCGACGAGCAAGGACGCGTCTTCCTTGTCTACAAACGCCTTTGCGTTGACGTCGTAGACCCGCGCGAGGCCGCCGATATCGGACAGGTGTGCGCAGACGTCGATTTCAACGCCGGTGAATTCCGGGGTGACGTTGTTGCCGTATTCGTGATGGGCGTTTGCGATCTCTTTCAGGGCCGCGTCGGGCTTGTTGGCTTCGAGGAGGGCCTTGGCTCGAGCAGAGGCCGCGCGCAGGCGTTTCAGACGGCGGTAGGTGCGCCATGAGAGGTATGCGAGAGGTCCGCCAACCACGACCGTCACGATTGCGATGAGCAGGGCCAGTTGCTTTGCCCGCCGCCAGGGGTCAATGCGCCCCAACAGCGCCTGGATGTTGTAATGGCTCATCTCGACCGCCAGGACGCAATCGCTGAAATCGCGGTCTCCGCCCTGGTACATATCTTCGAAGCTGATCACCATATACGGCGAATCCTCGAGCGCCAGCGCGACCATGTGGGGAATGCCGTCTGGGTTGGCCTCGGGCACTGGCGTGTACACCCGGCCCTGATCCTGCGACACGAGGAAGAAGTTCAGGTGCGTGCCGGCTTCAATGCGGCCAAGATCCACGAAATCGCCGGGCTGCAAGAGGAATTCCTCGGTCCGCTCGCCGAACGGCTCCATGGGCAGCTGGGGCGGATCGCCCTTGACCAGCGTAGCGGCCTCGTAGAGCTTCAGCCGGCAGGTCTCGTCCGGAATGAGCAGTTTCGGGTCGCCTTCATCTATTCGGACCCCGGAAAGGTTGATGCCCACCGCATTCTTGTAGCCGCTGGCCTCGCCCACGAAGTAGACACGAACTTTCGTGGTTTCGGTCACCACGAGCCGTTGCGGGTCCAGGACGACGTCGCCGAAATGCTCCGCGATGTTCTGTTGATTGAACTTCTGGCCGGCCGCGACGACAAGCCCGGGAAGCGCATCGCGTTGAAACCGCGCCGATTTCCAGTCGGAGGCCGCCTGCTTCACCGTGTCGTAAAGGGGAAGTCCGTGGGGACGGTTGGCGGATTGGACGGGCGACACGTCAGGCATGCCGCAGCCCGCCGCTATTGCCAGGAAGCCAGCCAGAAAGTGTATGCGGGATACACGCAGCCGCCGGGTCCGGCAATCACCCTGCTTTTCGTACCTGCCCACGGGGCACATCCCCTGGTTGCGGTCTCGCGCGCCGCCAGTTGGCGCTATTGGTCTTCGAACTTCAGGAGATGATAATTCTTTTTGCCTTTGCGCACCACGGCGATACGCTCAGAACACAGGCTGGCCTCGGAGAGGCGGGCGTCCTCGGTTATGCGCTCGTTGTTGAGGTAGACGCCGCCGCTCTTGATGGTCCGGCGCGCCTCACCCTTGCTTGGGAATACCCCACTTTCGACGAGCACGTCGAGCACCGGTTTGCCGCTGGCCAGGGCTTCGCGGGGGAAACGGGTCGAGGGCATCTCGCTGAAGATGTCCTCGAGGGTGGCGTCATCCAGCCCGCTCAACTCGCCGCCGAACATGGCTTCCGACGCTTTGACGGCGTTGGCGAGCTGCTCTCTGCCGTGAATCATGGCGGTGACTTCCTCGGCCAGGCGGCGATGCGCGGCGCGTTTCTCGGGCGCTGCAGCGAGTTCCCCCTCGAGCGCGGCGATCTCTTCCTGCGGCAGGAAGGTGAAGTAGCGCAACAGGCGCGGCACGTCGGCGTCGGCCTGGTTGATCCAGAATTGGTAGAACTTGTAGGGCGAGGTGCGCCCGGCATCGAGCCACACGTTGCCCTGTTCGGACTTGCCGAACTTCGCGCCGTCCGTCTTCGTCACGAGCGGGAAGGTGAGGCCGAACGTCTCGCTCTGGCGCAGGCGGCGGGTCAGATCCATGCCCGCGACAATGTTGCCCCACTGATCGCCGCCGCCTACCTGGAGACGGCACCCGAAGGCGTCGTGCAGGTGGAGAAAGTCGTAGGCCTGAAGCAGGCTATAGGTGAATTCGGTGTACGAGATGCCGTGTTCGCGGTCTTCGAGACGCGCGCGGACCGATTCCTTGGCCAGCATGACGTTGACCGAGAAGTGCTTGCCGATATCGCGCAGAAACTCGACCAGCCGCAACTCGCACAACCAGTCGGCGTTGTTGACCATTAAGGCGGCGTTGCTGCCCTCGAACGACAAGAGTCTGCCGAGCTGCGCCCGGATACCCGCGAGATGGCGCTCGATATTTTCCAGCGTTTGAAGCTTGCGCTCTTCGGATTTGCCGCTCGGGTCGCCGATAAGCCCCGTGCCGCCGCCTACGAGAACGATGGGTTTATGCCCCCGCCGCTGGAAGTGCATCATCCCCATGATCGGCACCAGGTTGCCGATGTGGAGGCTTTCCGCGGTCGGGTCGAACCCGCAGTAAAACGTGAACTGTTCTTTTTCGAGCTGTTCGCCCAGTTCGGGGTGCGTGACCTGGTTCAACAAACCGCGCCATTCAAGTTCATCTATCAGTCGCATGGTGTGTCTCCATGTGAATGCTGCCGCATTCGCCATAAGTATGCCGGCTGCAGGCCGGGTGGTATGAGATAAAAGAGGGGGACCGATCAGGCACGACGGTACAAGCAGAAGACGCCGCCGGCGTCTTCATGAAGCCCTCCCTCGAACTGTCGTCGTGCCGTAATCATGAAGGAATGATAGCAAAGGCTTACGAAACCTTCAACGCGGCCCCAATAAACACGGGACTGGCCCGAGGTTCCGCGGAGCAAAACCGGGTGGTCTGTCGCGCCCGTTCACGGGGTCGTCAATGAGAAGCTAAGGTCGTCCATGGCGCGGCCTTTGCCATCGGTGATGCGGAACACAAAGCCCCAGTTGAGGACTCCGTTGCTGGCCTTGATCAGGATGGGCACGGTGCCCTTGGGAAGGGTGACGGTCACGATATCCCGGTCGAGGATGGCCGAGCCTTCGCAGGGGTAGTCGTAAACGAGCCTTCCGTCGAGCCACATCTTGCCGGCGTCGTTGGTGCCGATACGCAATTGGGCCTCGCGTTCGGCGGGCGACGTGACGTAGCAGCAGGCATAGGCCGTGACGTGGTCCCCCGCCCCGAATGCGCGGGCGAAATCGACGCTGGCGCGGCCCTCGCCCTGATGAAGCTCGCGCCACCGCACGGGACCGCCGGTCCCCTCGTATTCCGCGCTGAAATCGAGCTTCTCCTCGGGAGGATAAACGGCGCGATGCCCCGCGAACCCCTCCGCGCTGGGGAAGGGTCCGATGACCATCCAGTCGACCACCGTGCCGAACGCTTGACGCAGGTTGATATCTTTTCCCTGGGGGTATTGCAGCGCGAGTTCCCAACAGCGTTCGAGTTCGTCCCGGTCCCAGAGGCCTGCCGGCGTGACTTCGATACGGGGCACGTCGTTGGGCCCGACGAACCCGACAAACGCCATGCGTTCGAGCGCGTCCGAATAGTCCCGCAGCTTCTTAGCGCGGAGGTCTGCCGCGAGTGCGGGATAGGGCGCCGTGGCCACCATGGCCTTGTTCGTCAAGACGTCGAGGTACGCCTGGAGCGGTTCTTCGCCGGTGTACTTGTCGGTATTGCGGCCGATGAGCAGGTCGCGGCAGTTGTGGCTGTAGAGCCAGTTGTAGCGCGTCGAGACCATGAGCGACGCAGCATACCCCTGTCGGTACTGCTCGACGGTCAGTCCGGGTTCGAACACGTTCTGGTAGTTGAACCCGAAGGGCCACAGGCCGATCGCGATGGAGCACCGCTCCTGCCAGTATTGCCACGCGCGCGGCGTCAACTGCCGGTGGAACAGGTCGTTGAGCGCCCAGACATAGGCGAACACGTCGCGGATGTTCGTCTCGCGGTAGGTGTGCTCGGTACAGTAATGAATGCCGCCCGGAGCGTTGCGGCGCGCGGCCTCTTCGAGCCACGCATTGTGAATGATGGACCCAAGCCCCAGTCCTTGCTCGGGAAACGTGAGAAACACCATGTCCGGGAATTCCTCGTACAGGATTTCAGCGACCCGGGTCATGCGCTCGCGGATCTTGTCCGCCAGGTCCGCCTTCGTGTAGCCGTCGTAGGAGTAGCCTTCCCAGTCGAACCGGTACTGCTCGCCCACGTACTCGATGTCCAGCGCGATGCCTGTGCAGCCGGTCTCCCGGGCGAATATCGCAAACTGCCGGAAATTGTGATAGGCCTGCTGCCACATCAGCTCGTTGAACCACTCGAAATAGTGGTCGAACGAGACCTTGAGAAAGGTTTCCGCACCGAGAGACGCGCACTTCGCGTTGGCGCGTTTGGCCGCCTGGAACAACTCATCGGACTCGCCGATGGTCCACGGCTTGCCGTCCTGCGCCCAGATGTCGCTGGACCATTCGCGGGCGATGAAGTCGAGGAAGAATGCGGTGACCCCATGTGCCGCCCACGCCTCGGCATCCGCCTCCAGTTCCTCCGGACCCACCGAGAACACAATGGTTTTGGGCGCGGTGAACCCCTCAACGGGGCCATACGCAAGCCCGGGCTCGGGCACGGACAATTCCGCGCCGGGCGGGGGTACGCGGTTGACAAAAGCAGCCGGCCCCTCTCCCGCTGCCGTCAACAACGCTGCGAACAATACCGAGCACGAAACAGTCATGGTGGTCATGTCATGCGGCTCTCCAATACGGAAATCCCACTTGCTCGCCGACAATACGCACAAGTCTTACACGGCCGGCATATCCTATTTCCGGCTCAGGATCATGCCGTCAAACCCAAAGTAATAGCCTGTAGAGCCGGCTGCCTTGCCCACGTTCTTCGCCGTGATCGTGTGTCTGCCTGCAGCGAGTTCGCGCGTGCCCATGTAATGCTCTTTGACGGCGATGGACTGGTTGTAGAGGTCGAGGGCTTTGCCGAGGGGCTGGCCGTCCAGCGAGAACTCGAAGATGCCGTAGTCGTAGGAGTGAGTCAGGACGAGCAAGATATTGTACGTGCCCGCTTCGCCGACGCCGAAACTGAGCGTCAGCGACTTGTCCGGCTCGGCAGGCGTCCAGAAGGCCTGGCCGCCGCCGCTCCAGCCGCCTCCCTCCTGTTTGCCGGGCGCGACCGAATCGGTTACCGCGGACTCAAGCCACTGTTCCGCTTCGAGCATGTTTGCGTAATCGATGCTCAGGCGGTCGTAGGCTGCCGGCAACGCGGGGAAGGGTTTGTGAGGCTCGGTCTGGTACCAGTAGGCGACCGATGAGAAATTGTCCGAGCGTTCGCTGAACCCCGAGATGACCTTGCCTTCTTCATCGAACGCCGCACCCTTGTGTTCAATCTCTACGCGCAAGGACTTCTCGAACACCACCGGGTCCGCGATGTGCCACCGGTAGGCGCTGGTGCGGTTCATGGCTTCGTAACCCTCGAACAGGGGGGTGCCGTAGAACGGCCCGTCTTGTTCGCGGAAGCCCCACGCGTCGCAGAAGTAGTCCTCGGTGCCCGTGCCGCGCAGGCTCGGTTCTTCCTCGCCGTCGATGAAGAAGAAATCGTCGCCCTCGCCGAACCATCCTTCGGTAAGCTGCTCGACGCTGAGCACCGTGCCCACGTAATGCCCGCGGCCCGCGATCTCCGCGATGAGGTAATTCTGTCCCATGACCGTGGGGTATTCCTGGCGGTACATGGCGTGGAAGTAAACGGTGTCCTCAGGCAGGCCGGGAAGTTTCCGCCAATCCACGTAGGAATAAAACGCGTGGACCATCTTGCGGCCCTCGTTGGTGACCGTGATTCGTGCGGATTTGCGGAACGGCATGGGCCAATAGCAGTTCCGCGCGCGGCCCTCGGACGACACTTTGAACGGCAGGGTCACGTAGGGCTTGTCTATTCCGTGGCCGATACCGAAGAAATCGCCGACGGGCGCCTCGACGGACGGCTGTTCCTCGCCGTCCCAATACATGCGCAGAACCAGGAGGCGCGAATAACCCCGCTCGTCGGCCGCGATGGTGTTCCAGAGGTGTCGGATCTCGCCGGGCCCCTCGAGCTCGGCCAGCACGAGCGTTTCGCCCGGGGGAACGCGGCGCGCGTCGCCGTTGCCGTTATGCCAGTCGGGATCGCTGGTCGACGATCGCATGGTGCGGCCCGGCTGGAGCCGGGTAAGGTCCTGCATTTCTCCGAAAGCGATGGCGTTGCCCGCGAACGCCGCCGTACCGGCCAGCGCCGCGACCAGAAACACGCAAACGATGTGACGTTTCATGGAAGGTCCCTCCGCGTTGTGTAGTGTGATTCTTCCGCAGCAACCCGGTCCCCAGAATACACCGGAACGCGCTTGCGAAGAAACTTGCGTTGCTGAGCAAGGCGCCCGGGATGCGTCAGACGCGCAGGACTGGCCAAACCAGACCCATCAAGCCCGCATCCTCTTAAGGATATGCTGCATGATGTTGTTTGCGATTTCTTCTTCGCCAAGAAACACCACGCC containing:
- a CDS encoding tetratricopeptide repeat protein translates to MGRYEKQGDCRTRRLRVSRIHFLAGFLAIAAGCGMPDVSPVQSANRPHGLPLYDTVKQAASDWKSARFQRDALPGLVVAAGQKFNQQNIAEHFGDVVLDPQRLVVTETTKVRVYFVGEASGYKNAVGINLSGVRIDEGDPKLLIPDETCRLKLYEAATLVKGDPPQLPMEPFGERTEEFLLQPGDFVDLGRIEAGTHLNFFLVSQDQGRVYTPVPEANPDGIPHMVALALEDSPYMVISFEDMYQGGDRDFSDCVLAVEMSHYNIQALLGRIDPWRRAKQLALLIAIVTVVVGGPLAYLSWRTYRRLKRLRAASARAKALLEANKPDAALKEIANAHHEYGNNVTPEFTGVEIDVCAHLSDIGGLARVYDVNAKAFVDKEDASLLVGQARIAEERLEPYGEVRELWRNRGSHPGAWLGLDADALIVQEKHKQAESLLQRHRFDGPEDSFRLARLASLTSRKDPGKALELADAALKQNPNSPDIHRFRGEMLEAQGAFDKARAAFEQSVRLAPRNPLLRDALGEFLRRRGDYAAALAVWTKALEHNATGALWMKALFWRRIARPIPLEIEKLLVPEDSLEPLVRFLAELPPSRFWDDAPFDRIADDRPDLASRQEVFWLRLSQALKTTREPEALTLLNLNRFGARSWQSELESALPRVLTYRRLKFMDPSLPRAAVDSRTPRHPFFETLDAWTRGRAAVPEVFQRLVLSDSVFAAAYLAAGWYEAGLMLLPVAVFQGEWPDWFLRDVFDAVRACRGEDKARQFLKQHQRPNG
- the tyrS gene encoding tyrosine--tRNA ligase translates to MRLIDELEWRGLLNQVTHPELGEQLEKEQFTFYCGFDPTAESLHIGNLVPIMGMMHFQRRGHKPIVLVGGGTGLIGDPSGKSEERKLQTLENIERHLAGIRAQLGRLLSFEGSNAALMVNNADWLCELRLVEFLRDIGKHFSVNVMLAKESVRARLEDREHGISYTEFTYSLLQAYDFLHLHDAFGCRLQVGGGDQWGNIVAGMDLTRRLRQSETFGLTFPLVTKTDGAKFGKSEQGNVWLDAGRTSPYKFYQFWINQADADVPRLLRYFTFLPQEEIAALEGELAAAPEKRAAHRRLAEEVTAMIHGREQLANAVKASEAMFGGELSGLDDATLEDIFSEMPSTRFPREALASGKPVLDVLVESGVFPSKGEARRTIKSGGVYLNNERITEDARLSEASLCSERIAVVRKGKKNYHLLKFEDQ
- a CDS encoding DUF2961 domain-containing protein; translation: MKRHIVCVFLVAALAGTAAFAGNAIAFGEMQDLTRLQPGRTMRSSTSDPDWHNGNGDARRVPPGETLVLAELEGPGEIRHLWNTIAADERGYSRLLVLRMYWDGEEQPSVEAPVGDFFGIGHGIDKPYVTLPFKVSSEGRARNCYWPMPFRKSARITVTNEGRKMVHAFYSYVDWRKLPGLPEDTVYFHAMYRQEYPTVMGQNYLIAEIAGRGHYVGTVLSVEQLTEGWFGEGDDFFFIDGEEEPSLRGTGTEDYFCDAWGFREQDGPFYGTPLFEGYEAMNRTSAYRWHIADPVVFEKSLRVEIEHKGAAFDEEGKVISGFSERSDNFSSVAYWYQTEPHKPFPALPAAYDRLSIDYANMLEAEQWLESAVTDSVAPGKQEGGGWSGGGQAFWTPAEPDKSLTLSFGVGEAGTYNILLVLTHSYDYGIFEFSLDGQPLGKALDLYNQSIAVKEHYMGTRELAAGRHTITAKNVGKAAGSTGYYFGFDGMILSRK